In Yarrowia lipolytica chromosome 1F, complete sequence, a genomic segment contains:
- a CDS encoding uncharacterized protein (Compare to YALI0F08591g, similar to Saccharomyces cerevisiae MAK10 (YEL053C); ancestral locus Anc_5.521, weakly similar to wi|NCU03557.1 Neurospora crassa and uniprot|Q02197 Saccharomyces cerevisiae YEL053c MAK10 glucose-repressible protein) has translation MVLSLYGSPNDMLQPDLRYVNGEYKDITEELLGLARQLDVSELAKSPAFQLLDGVSALEIGNDRMDTGLLYKPLEESLAQLPKIDGAESVLRLMDLCFGVERAWQNGASLIQSVFSCAYIESILAGHNAGAPLGHIEFQEWRHVFNVWAVAMLKNIGQSLDIMMHGGVIEEEDIVFQTFQMNLFTTTGAKELESLMDSAIGWVQTQKSEFAHAIVDRLKLRKEITQLGALTLARKLDGSIAAAKQAKRLAETITVSDSETPLEKSFTNEIQGRVQNDAPPRNLVRMKPSEAVSDFVAAMDEIISCGDVASVTSSAEFLGFMVKFSALNTKPFTRAYMHTQIIDGEQFALLGKPVREWVVKDMIENTCATGWGQYVLTTSDSAVAELTAPFLAEADMAYSDLFGILVLNRSRQRQVLSHAVVTWDGLQVMAENLETQLEELVEPDRIDMGAGQKMNAMPITSWVMLRKLQVMIWTALLGFELDVYKLHEWGFMSWYCEYLSLQRKQYLERVRYYLCVYADNAQMSQTFNKKNKKKGKKGGASGPKEVPTTMLQLEDINKATMLTQSMTVESSALADLCKCSMLLMYLYDRFGLIQHPQIKYTTADLMYALRLKPFSSVGVPALVNYSQFKESTTDQLDALSVDDIFAIATRTTNELKKMVDAVVKQTDVKREPQVQLLQRSTMGISINLASLKMKKNDVNDYKVDVVKSGYHLFFPVPSLKKKE, from the coding sequence ATGGTCCTATCACTGTACGGCTCTCCAAACGACATGCTACAACCGGATCTGAGATACGTGAACGgcgagtacaaggacaTCACCGAGGAGCTTCTGGGGTTGGCCAGGCAGCTGGATGTGTCTGAGCTGGCCAAGTCGCCTGCCTTTCAGCTTTTGGACGGCGTTTCTGCGCTGGAAATCGGAAACGACAGAATGGACACTGGGCTTCTCTACAAGcctctggaggagtctcTCGCGCAGCTGCCCAAGATTGACGGGGCGGAGTCCGTGTTGCGGCTGATGGATTTGTGTTTTGGCGTTGAGCGGGCGTGGCAGAACGGAGCTTCGTTGATCCAGTCCGTGTTCAGCTGTGCCTACATTGAGAGCATTCTGGCCGGTCATAACGCCGGAGCTCCTCTGGGACACATTGAATTCCAGGAGTGGCGTCATGTGTTCAACGTGTGGGCGGTTGCCATGCTCAAAAACATTGGCCAGAGCCTCGATATCATGATGCACGGAGGAgtgattgaggaggaagacatTGTGTTCCAGACGTTCCAGATGAACCTGTTTACAACCACAGGagccaaggagctcgagtCGCTGATGGATAGCGCCATTGGGTGGGTTCAGACGCAGAAGAGCGAGTTTGCTCACGCCATTGTGGACCGTCTGAAGCTGAGAAAAGAGATTACCCAGCTTGGAGCTCTGACTCTGGCCAGGAAACTCGACGGAAGTATTGCTGCCGCCAAACAGGCCAAGAGGTTGGCTGAGACCATCACCGTTTCAGATTCTGAAACCCCCCTGGAGAAATCGTTCACTAATGAAATCCAGGGTCGAGTTCAGAATGATGCTCCTCCCAGAAACCTGGTGCGAATGAAACCGTCGGAAGCAGTCTCGGATTTCGTGGCAGCCATGGACGAGATCATTAGCTGCGGCGACGTTGCCTCGGTGACCTCCTCCGCCGAGTTTCTGGGCTTCATGGTCAAGTTTTCCGCCCTCAACACCAAGCCCTTCACTCGAGCATACATGCACACCCAGATCATTGATGGCGAACAGTTTGCTCTCCTGGGCAAACCCGTGCGAGAGTGGGTCGTCAAAGATATGATTGAAAACACCTGTGCAACCGGCTGGGGTCAGTATGTCCTGACCACATCTGATTCTGCCGTTGCGGAACTGACAGCTCCATTTCTGGCAGAGGCAGACATGGCATACTCGGATCTGTTTGGCATTCTCGTGCTCAACCGGTCCAGACAGCGCCAGGTGCTTTCGCACGCcgtggtcacgtgggaCGGACTGCAAGTGATGGCGGAGAACCTGGAAACGCAACTGGAAGAGCTGGTGGAGCCTGATCGAATCGATATGGGTGCTGGCCAGAAGATGAACGCCATGCCCATCACTTCTTGGGTCATGCTGCGAAAACTCCAGGTCATGATCTGGACTGCTCTTCTGGGCTTTGAACTCGACGTGTACAAGCTGCACGAGTGGGGCTTCATGAGCTGGTACTGTGAGTATCTCTCCTTGCAGCGAAAGCAGTACCTGGAGCGAGTTCGGTACTATCTCTGTGTTTACGCCGATAACGCTCAAATGTCCCAGACtttcaacaagaagaacaagaagaagggcaagaagggAGGTGCTTCTGGACCCAAAGAGGTTCCCACTACCATGCTTCAGCTGGAAGATATCAACAAGGCGACCATGTTGACCCAATCCATGACTGTCGAGTCTTCTGCTCTCGCCGATCTCTGCAAATGCTCCATGCTGCTCATGTATCTTTACGACCGATTTGGACTCATTCAGCATCCCCAAATCAAGTACACCACCGCCGATCTCATGTACGCGCTTCGTCTCAAGCCGTTTTCGTCCGTGGGAGTGCCTGCTCTTGTCAACTACAGCCAGTTCAAGGAGTCCACCACTGATCAGCTGGACGCTCTGTCTGTCGACGACATTTTTGCCATTGCTACTCGAACCACCAACGAGTTGAAAAAGATGGTCGATGCTGTGGTGAAGCAGACGGATGTGAAGAGAGAGCCCCAggtccagctgctccagcgATCGACTATGGGCATTTCCATCAATTTGGCCTcgttgaagatgaagaagaatgATGTCAACGACTACAAGGTGGATGTGGTTAAGAGCGGATATCATTTGTTTTTCCCTGTTCCTTCgctcaagaagaaagaGTAG
- a CDS encoding uncharacterized protein (Compare to YALI0F08613g, similar to Saccharomyces cerevisiae QCR2 (YPR191W); ancestral locus Anc_7.548, weakly similar to uniprot|P07257 Saccharomyces cerevisiae YPR191w QCR2 ubiquinol--cytochrome-c reductase 40KD chain II) → MLSARSSMTRGVPRLAVAARHFSTAEAAGVKVAAQDGQSPISDLSVVLRGGSRYATVPGVSHILEKFAFQNTVPKSALRFVRELELFGGKLYTHTTREHIVLRTQFLKQDLPYFVDAFANVLKETKFQQFELTERVAPVAELDLLKRESDPAFTALEAAHEVAFRTGLGNSVYAQGYSPVTLEDVKEFARQVYAKQNVAVVGNNVVPADLQQLVGTAFADLQEGSKVTQAGTTTLHGGEARVRTSTGNALTIALPIAEPKPVYHALASFLGGPASMPWSVGASPLAQATVGTHTSVKATYHNYGDAGLFAITIKGDSPAEISQVAHKAVQALKDTGAEVTEEQAARAYAKSKFAAAEAFENPDSSASVIGMELLSGVSRIAPENVQKFTPAELSEAAAQLSASAKPVVAAVGQVHALPFADELF, encoded by the coding sequence atgTTGTCTGCCCGATCCTCCATGACTCGGGGTGTTCCCCGACTGGCCGTTGCCGCCCGACACTTCTCCACCGCCGAGGCTGCCGGCGTCAAGGTCGCTGCCCAGGACGGCCAGTCCCCCATCTCGGACCTGTCTGTGGTGCTGCGAGGTGGTTCTCGATACGCCACCGTGCCCGGCGTGTCGCACATTCTGGAGAAGTTTGCCTTCCAGAACACGGTGCCCAAGTCTGCTCTGCGATTCGTCCgagagctggagctgtttggcGGCAAGCTCTACACCCACACCACACGAGAGCACATTGTGCTGCGAACCCAGTTCCTCAAGCAGGATCTGCCCTACTTTGTCGACGCCTTTGCCAACGTGCTGAAGGAGACCAAGTTCCAGCAGTTTGAGCTCACCGAGCGAGTCGCTCCCGTGGCCGAGCTCGACCTCCTCAAGCGAGAGTCGGACCCTGCCTTCACTGCCCTCGAGGCTGCCCACGAGGTTGCCTTCCGAACCGGCCTCGGAAACTCCGTCTACGCCCAGGGCTACTCCCCCGTCACCCTCGAGGACGTCAAGGAGTTTGCCCGACAGGTCTACGCCAAGCAGAACGTTGCTGTTGTCGGCAACAACGTGGTCCCCGCCGatctgcagcagctggtcgGCACCGCCTTTGCCGACCTGCAGGAGGGCTCCAAGGTGACCCAGGCCGGCACCACCACTCTCCACGGCGGTGAAGCCCGAGTCCGAACCTCCACCGGCAACGCTCTGACCATCGCCCTGCCCATTGCCGAGCCCAAGCCCGTCTACCACGCCCTGGCCTCCTTCCTCGGCGGCCCCGCCTCCATGCCCTGGTCCGTCGGCGCCTCTCCTCTCGCCCAGGCCACCGTTGGCACCCACACCTCCGTCAAGGCCACCTACCACAACTACGGAGACGCCGGCCTCTTCGccatcaccatcaaggGCGACTCCCCCGCAGAGATCTCCCAGGTGGCCCACAAGGCCGTCCAGGCCCTCAAGGACACTGGCGCCGAGGTGaccgaggagcaggctgCTCGAGCATACGCAAAGTCCAAGTTTGCCGCCGCTGAGGCCTTTGAAAACCCCGACTCCTCCGCATCCGTCATTGGCATGGAGCTTCTGTCCGGAGTCTCCCGAATCGCCCCCGAGAACGTGCAGAAGTTCACTCCTGCCGAGCTCTCCGAGGCCGCCGCCCAGCTGTCTGCCAGCGCCAAgcctgttgttgctgccgtTGGCCAGGTCCACGCTCTTCCTTTCGCCGACGAGCTTTTTTAA